From Streptomyces sp. TLI_053, a single genomic window includes:
- a CDS encoding ScbR family autoregulator-binding transcription factor, with amino-acid sequence MAKQERAGRTRQAVLLAAADTFADAGFESASLVDISRRAGVSKGALYFHFVSKQALADGVRAAAAETIGLAVLRALRGRGPAVQELLDLTHELARLLREDVVVRAGVLLGLGGRPAGCGVGAVVSPAGSPPEPSADAWWSLTAVFRTLLDRAAAAGELRPGLDREQAAGLLTTLAAGLVLFAAESTGRLAAEAVGGLWTVALPSLVPADRVADYRIRTDNP; translated from the coding sequence GTGGCCAAGCAGGAACGGGCGGGGCGGACCAGGCAGGCCGTGCTGCTCGCGGCGGCGGACACCTTCGCCGACGCGGGCTTCGAGTCGGCGAGCCTGGTCGACATCAGCCGCCGGGCGGGTGTCAGCAAGGGCGCGCTCTACTTCCACTTCGTCTCCAAGCAGGCGCTCGCGGACGGGGTCCGCGCCGCGGCGGCCGAGACCATCGGCCTGGCCGTGCTGCGGGCGCTGCGCGGCCGGGGGCCGGCCGTCCAGGAACTCCTCGACCTCACCCACGAACTGGCCCGGCTGCTGCGCGAGGACGTGGTCGTCCGGGCCGGTGTGCTGCTCGGCCTCGGCGGCCGCCCGGCCGGCTGCGGGGTGGGGGCGGTGGTGTCGCCGGCCGGTTCGCCGCCGGAGCCGTCGGCGGACGCGTGGTGGAGCCTGACCGCCGTCTTCCGCACCCTGCTCGACCGCGCCGCCGCGGCCGGCGAGCTGCGGCCCGGGCTGGACCGGGAGCAGGCGGCCGGGCTGCTGACCACCCTGGCGGCCGGGCTGGTGCTGTTCGCCGCCGAGTCCACCGGCCGGCTGGCCGCCGAGGCGGTCGGCGGCCTCTGGACGGTGGCCCTGCCGTCCCTCGTCCCGGCCGACCGGGTGGCGGACTACCGGATCCGGACGGACAACCCCTAG
- the ccsB gene encoding c-type cytochrome biogenesis protein CcsB, with protein MHLASSVDPQLADLSNKLIYSAMAVYLIAMFAYMFEWTFGAKGAVAVRSSEQAGLAGAVAAAEAGAKGAKKVTVTVASAGGGTTTLTRTALAGEGATVVTGGRGEEELDGPGAAGTSEKADLSGRIAVSLTVLATLLHAGGVLTRGLSVSRWPWGNMYEFSCAFALAMTLAFLGLMIAKKPVRWLGLPVTLAVLLTLGVAVTVLYTESEQLVPALHSYWLAIHVSTAIVCGGAFYAAFITTLLYLGKDSFDKRTAAGLAKGPLGTSPSIWRRLPAASTLDKLSYRINALVFPLWTFTIIAGAIWAEAAWGKYWEWDPKETWSFITWVAYACYLHARATAGWKGRKAAYLALGAFACWLFNYYGVNIFVTGKHSYAGL; from the coding sequence GTGCACCTCGCCTCGTCGGTCGACCCGCAGCTGGCCGACCTGTCCAACAAGCTGATCTATTCGGCGATGGCGGTCTACCTGATCGCCATGTTCGCCTACATGTTCGAGTGGACCTTCGGTGCCAAGGGCGCCGTCGCCGTCCGCTCCAGCGAGCAGGCGGGCCTGGCCGGCGCCGTCGCCGCGGCGGAGGCCGGGGCCAAGGGCGCCAAGAAGGTCACCGTCACCGTCGCCTCGGCGGGCGGCGGCACCACCACGCTGACCCGCACGGCGCTGGCCGGCGAGGGCGCGACGGTGGTGACCGGCGGGCGCGGCGAGGAGGAGCTCGACGGTCCCGGCGCGGCCGGCACCAGTGAGAAGGCCGACCTGTCCGGCCGGATCGCGGTCTCGCTGACCGTGCTGGCCACGCTGCTGCACGCGGGCGGCGTGCTCACCCGCGGCCTCTCGGTGTCCCGCTGGCCGTGGGGCAACATGTACGAGTTCTCCTGCGCCTTCGCGCTCGCCATGACGCTGGCCTTCCTCGGCCTGATGATCGCGAAGAAGCCGGTCCGCTGGCTCGGCCTGCCGGTCACCCTGGCGGTGCTGCTGACCCTGGGCGTCGCCGTCACGGTGCTCTACACCGAGTCCGAGCAGCTCGTCCCGGCCCTGCACTCGTACTGGCTGGCGATCCACGTCTCCACCGCGATCGTCTGCGGCGGCGCCTTCTACGCGGCGTTCATCACGACCCTGCTCTACCTGGGCAAGGACTCCTTCGACAAGCGGACGGCGGCCGGTCTGGCCAAGGGCCCGCTGGGCACCTCGCCGTCGATCTGGCGCCGGCTGCCCGCCGCCTCCACCCTGGACAAGCTGTCCTACCGGATCAACGCGCTGGTCTTCCCGCTCTGGACCTTCACCATCATCGCGGGCGCGATCTGGGCCGAGGCCGCCTGGGGCAAGTACTGGGAGTGGGACCCGAAGGAGACCTGGTCGTTCATCACCTGGGTCGCCTACGCGTGCTACCTGCACGCCCGCGCCACCGCCGGCTGGAAGGGACGCAAGGCCGCCTACCTGGCCCTCGGCGCCTTCGCCTGCTGGCTGTTCAACTACTACGGCGTGAACATCTTCGTGACCGGCAAGCACTCCTACGCGGGGCTCTGA
- a CDS encoding cytochrome c biogenesis protein ResB, translated as MTNTTTDRERVGDEAQGATEEAAERLTTAPAESDGPTGIGVVGWLRWMWRQLTSMRVALILLFLLSLAAIPGSLIPQNGQNEFKVQTWKAQHSTVAPIYEKLQLFDVYSSVWFSAIYILLFVSLAGCIVPRTWQFVGVLRSRPPAAPRNLTRMPVYAAWRTDADAATVNAAAHRLLRARRFRAHLDGGAVAAEKGYLREVGNLVFHLSLFALLGGFAWASLASGTGGKLLVEGEGYSNTITQLDDFTGTRFYGTEDLDPFYVKLKTFTSKFQNNGSQIGSARQFTANVDYYEGSDPAKLQQGRIEVNHPLEIGGSKFFLIGHGYAPVITVRNAAGDVVYTGATPFLPQDGNLTSTGVIKVSDYGDKDGKRTQLGLSGFFLPTAPVAFDRNTGPRSLFPGDADPVLVLNAYAGDLGTDSGLPQNIYQLNTKNLTQLQQDGEPAKIRLKPGQGWTLPDGYGTVTFEGYKQWASFNVSHRPGNAIALAGAVLAIAGLIGSLFVQRRRIWVRAVALPGGGTQVELAGLGRSESAKIAEELAALAVDLQDDAPALDDESDDESDDESGNAPEAGPDHESENGSAEAEEASAPAESAVPADQNSKE; from the coding sequence GTGACCAACACGACGACCGACCGTGAACGGGTCGGTGACGAGGCGCAGGGCGCCACCGAGGAAGCGGCCGAGCGGCTCACCACCGCCCCGGCCGAGTCCGACGGTCCGACCGGCATCGGCGTGGTCGGCTGGCTGCGCTGGATGTGGCGCCAGCTGACCTCGATGCGGGTCGCGCTGATCCTGCTCTTCCTGCTCTCGCTGGCGGCGATCCCGGGCTCGCTGATCCCGCAGAACGGCCAGAACGAGTTCAAGGTCCAGACCTGGAAGGCGCAGCACTCCACGGTCGCGCCGATCTACGAGAAGCTCCAGCTGTTCGACGTCTACAGCTCGGTCTGGTTCTCCGCGATCTACATCCTGCTGTTCGTCTCGCTGGCCGGCTGCATCGTGCCGCGCACCTGGCAGTTCGTCGGGGTGCTGCGCTCCCGGCCGCCGGCGGCGCCGCGCAACCTGACCCGGATGCCGGTGTACGCGGCCTGGCGGACGGACGCGGACGCCGCGACCGTCAACGCCGCCGCCCACCGGCTGCTGCGCGCGCGGCGCTTCCGGGCGCACCTGGACGGCGGCGCGGTGGCGGCCGAGAAGGGCTATCTGCGCGAGGTCGGCAACCTGGTCTTCCACCTGTCGCTGTTCGCGCTGCTCGGCGGTTTCGCCTGGGCGAGCCTGGCCAGCGGCACCGGCGGCAAGCTGCTGGTCGAGGGCGAGGGCTACTCCAACACGATCACCCAGCTCGACGACTTCACCGGCACCCGGTTCTACGGCACCGAGGACCTCGACCCCTTCTACGTGAAGCTGAAGACCTTCACCTCGAAGTTCCAGAACAACGGCTCGCAGATCGGCAGCGCGCGGCAGTTCACCGCGAACGTCGACTACTACGAGGGCAGCGACCCGGCGAAGCTCCAGCAGGGCAGGATCGAGGTCAACCACCCGCTGGAGATCGGCGGCAGCAAGTTCTTCCTGATCGGGCACGGCTACGCCCCGGTGATCACCGTGCGCAACGCGGCCGGCGACGTCGTCTACACCGGTGCCACCCCGTTCCTGCCGCAGGACGGCAACCTGACCTCCACCGGCGTCATCAAGGTCTCCGACTACGGGGACAAGGACGGGAAGCGGACCCAGCTGGGCCTGTCCGGCTTCTTCCTGCCGACCGCGCCGGTGGCCTTCGACCGGAACACCGGCCCGCGCTCGCTGTTCCCCGGTGACGCGGACCCGGTGCTGGTGCTCAACGCCTACGCGGGCGACCTGGGCACCGACTCCGGCCTGCCGCAGAACATCTACCAGCTCAACACGAAGAACCTGACCCAGCTCCAGCAGGACGGCGAGCCGGCCAAGATCCGGCTGAAGCCGGGCCAGGGCTGGACCCTGCCGGACGGCTACGGGACGGTCACCTTCGAGGGCTACAAGCAGTGGGCCAGCTTCAACGTCTCGCACCGGCCGGGGAACGCGATCGCGCTGGCCGGCGCGGTGCTGGCGATCGCCGGCCTGATCGGCTCGCTGTTCGTCCAGCGGCGCCGGATCTGGGTGCGGGCGGTGGCCCTGCCGGGCGGCGGGACGCAGGTCGAGCTGGCCGGGCTGGGCCGCAGCGAGTCGGCGAAGATCGCCGAGGAGCTGGCCGCGCTGGCGGTGGACCTCCAGGACGACGCCCCGGCGCTCGACGACGAGTCCGACGACGAGTCCGACGACGAGTCCGGCAACGCACCCGAGGCCGGGCCCGACCACGAGTCCGAGAACGGCTCGGCGGAGGCCGAGGAGGCCTCGGCACCCGCAGAATCCGCAGTTCCCGCCGATCAGAACTCCAAGGAGTAG
- a CDS encoding ScbA/BarX family gamma-butyrolactone biosynthesis protein codes for MPVFTAMDGDAPYPHPGPGQPGPRRYDFHERTVSRQLVHRSSVAEVLITGWQSTGPYDFLLGAQWPRLHGFYRLPGDRHHDPVLMAETVRQAALLVGHAGFGVPHDHHAVLDELGYTLGPAGLDGLAVGAAPTELMLRVSCHDVRMRHGRLVALRVHAEIERDGRPVGRGVGGLRILSPAAYDRLRGPRRPAAPPRIPEQVVAPELVGRQQAADVVLGPALLPGSWLLRADAAHPVLFDPMDPAPGHLPGMLVLEAARQAAQRLHHPDRMVPVDLVTAFHDPIAPDRPCVVRAVREVGPESAQDGCGGRRAPVRVVLVQDGRTVAEVRLTGAPADGAPVGGGRSAAAPAPARRGLPLAS; via the coding sequence ATGCCAGTGTTCACCGCGATGGACGGCGACGCTCCGTATCCCCACCCCGGCCCCGGCCAACCGGGCCCGCGCCGCTACGACTTCCACGAACGGACCGTCTCCCGTCAGCTGGTCCACCGCTCCTCCGTCGCCGAAGTACTCATCACCGGCTGGCAGTCCACCGGTCCGTACGACTTCCTGCTGGGCGCCCAGTGGCCCCGGCTGCACGGTTTCTACCGGCTGCCCGGCGACCGGCACCACGACCCGGTGCTGATGGCCGAAACCGTCAGGCAGGCCGCGCTGTTGGTCGGGCACGCCGGTTTCGGCGTCCCCCACGACCACCACGCCGTGCTCGACGAACTCGGTTACACCCTCGGCCCGGCCGGCCTCGACGGCCTCGCGGTCGGCGCCGCCCCCACCGAACTGATGCTCAGGGTCAGCTGCCACGACGTCCGGATGCGGCACGGCCGGCTGGTCGCGCTGCGGGTGCACGCGGAGATCGAACGGGACGGACGTCCGGTCGGCCGCGGCGTCGGGGGCCTGCGGATCCTCTCCCCCGCCGCCTACGACCGGCTGCGCGGCCCGCGCCGCCCGGCCGCCCCGCCGCGGATCCCGGAACAGGTCGTCGCGCCGGAACTGGTGGGCCGCCAGCAGGCCGCCGACGTGGTGCTCGGCCCCGCCCTGCTGCCCGGCAGCTGGCTGCTGCGCGCGGACGCCGCGCACCCGGTGCTGTTCGACCCGATGGACCCGGCGCCGGGGCACCTGCCCGGGATGCTCGTCCTGGAGGCCGCCCGGCAGGCCGCCCAGCGCCTGCACCACCCGGACCGGATGGTGCCGGTGGACCTGGTGACGGCCTTCCACGACCCGATCGCGCCGGACCGCCCCTGCGTGGTGCGGGCCGTCCGCGAGGTCGGCCCGGAGTCCGCCCAGGACGGCTGCGGCGGACGCCGGGCGCCCGTCCGGGTCGTGCTGGTCCAGGACGGCCGCACGGTGGCCGAGGTCCGGCTGACCGGCGCCCCGGCCGACGGCGCCCCCGTCGGCGGGGGCAGGTCCGCGGCCGCCCCGGCCCCCGCCCGGCGCGGCCTGCCGCTCGCCAGCTGA